The Methanomassiliicoccales archaeon DNA segment CTCCAGCGCAGCGCGGTGCTCCTCCACATCCAGGGAGCGCAGCCCTTTCAACATCCCGTCCAGGTCGATGTCCACCAAAGCAATTACCCCTAAGAGGATTTGAGCCTCAGGTCTTCGGAACAGGCTTTTCCTTGTAGAACTCGCAGGTGCCATAGTCGATCTGGCCACGACATTCTCCGTAAATGTCCTTCATGCCCAATGCGTCGAGCCGATAGCGTCTCGCTTTGCAGCTCGCGCATCTGCCGTCCGGCGCGTGCCAAAGGCACGGTTTCTTGTCAGCCTGCTCATCTGCCATGATGCCCTAATCATAATGATTGTTCGTATATTTACGAATAATCGATTGATAACCCGATAAAACAAAAATTTGGGATGGGCCCAGCCGGATTCGAACCGGCGACCTACTCCGTGTAAGGGAGTCGTCATGACCGCTAGACCATGGGCCCTTCGGCAACGGTCATTGGTCAGGGATTATAAAAAGAGAAAGGGGAAAAAGGTTTGTTGAGAGGTTTGGGGCTCACTACAGGAACCCAGGTCCGCGATAGGTCACATCAGCGGAATAGTCGACAGGGCCGTTGTTCGCTGATACGATGACGTACAGCTGATCATAGCCATCGACGGGGAACAGCTTCTGAGCGGTCTCCTGGAGGTCCAGACAGGGGATGTCGATGATCATCCAACCGTCCACAGCGTTATGGGCCACCAGGGTCACCAGGAAGTCCGCCTCCGGCGGAGCTTCGGTGGTCAGATTGGTCAGTGCAACGTCCACTCCGTCCACGGAGACCGCGGCGATGTCCCATCCGTCGTAGGATGTACCCCAGTCGGTCATATAGCGGAAGCCTATAAGGATATCCTGGCCGTCGTAGGCGGAGAGGTCGAAGTTCAGGTCCACCCAGCCGGGGCTGTCACCGGTGAGACCGGGGAGGTTGGCCGTTATGCTCTCCATGGCCGATGGGTTGCTGCTGTTGGTGCAATAATCCTCCACATCGTCCAGGCTGGTCCAAGTGGCCCCGCCATCGGTGGAGACCTGCACGAACCCGTAGTCCCACTCGTTCTCGATGTTCCACTGGGTGTTGATGGTCAGCCAGTGCAGGTATTCGCCGTTCTCGGCGGGAGCGCTCAGGTTGACCTCCAAGGTCAGCAGGTTGTCGATCTGATCACCATTGTTGGAGTTCCAATAGGCTCCGTACTGCCAGCCTGCATGGACGTTGTTGTCGCCATCGAAGGTGAACTTGCCGAACTCGTCATAGTAGCCCAGGTCGTTGAATTTTATGTAATCCGTTCCATAGGCCTGGATGTACTGCAGGGTCCCGAAATCCGAATGATAGACGGGATCCCAGTTTGCCGAGATCGTAGGGTACCACGCGTGCCTTATTCCATAGGCAATGTCAGTCGGACTGAAGCTCTTATAATCGTACAACCCACCACCGATGCTATCATCGAACAGAAGGTTGGCTATCCTCCAGTCATGGAACACCCTATCGAAGGTCATCCGATTGTTGCCCATGTCCAGCAACGCGGCGTTGATGCCGTCCACCCCATTGAGATCACTGAAAAAGATGGCCTGCAGCATCGGCGTGCCGCCGTAGTGGTCGTATAAATAGGTCATGAACAGGAGCACAGCACCATAGTCGCCCAGTATCAGGGATCCCGGCATGTCGCCCCAGACGGTCAGGGAGTTGTCAGGCCAATTTAGGTAGTAGGCTATATCTATCATGTCCAACCCGTATCCGCACAGGAACTCGGCCGCCATCGACAGGCCTTCATTGACCCAGGTAGCCTCGTCGGGGTCCTGCTGATCGTGCAGCAGGTGCTGGTACTCGTGAGCGAATGTGGACTCATAGACATATGGCCTGGTCACGTTGTTGCCGATCCTGTCTATCCAGTCGTAGCAATCGATGTGCATGACGTTGCGGTCGTACAGTGTCCGGATGAAGCTCCAGTAATATCCAGCGGTGTAAGCGTTGTAATCCGTGGCGTCATACCAGTTCTCATCGATCATGTTGAAAACCACGATCATT contains these protein-coding regions:
- a CDS encoding immune inhibitor A; the protein is MMNRLQKILAMVIALTMISGAFFVMVPSAGQSAEVDASAIPEQIAVCADPELRERTVTDLAGPKLELTTSDTDVALVDNIPVNTTMPFITTGTFWNETGAPFTDVANATWYDAYNVINITKRGEGEHCELWVADNCSFYSALDPRNSLVDIQDWQVAYMIDQFDNNIYPIETKTFIDAPALNGSSPDMATWQYLYDDNNLTQSNISDMLFPTNDTGKVMIVVFNMIDENWYDATDYNAYTAGYYWSFIRTLYDRNVMHIDCYDWIDRIGNNVTRPYVYESTFAHEYQHLLHDQQDPDEATWVNEGLSMAAEFLCGYGLDMIDIAYYLNWPDNSLTVWGDMPGSLILGDYGAVLLFMTYLYDHYGGTPMLQAIFFSDLNGVDGINAALLDMGNNRMTFDRVFHDWRIANLLFDDSIGGGLYDYKSFSPTDIAYGIRHAWYPTISANWDPVYHSDFGTLQYIQAYGTDYIKFNDLGYYDEFGKFTFDGDNNVHAGWQYGAYWNSNNGDQIDNLLTLEVNLSAPAENGEYLHWLTINTQWNIENEWDYGFVQVSTDGGATWTSLDDVEDYCTNSSNPSAMESITANLPGLTGDSPGWVDLNFDLSAYDGQDILIGFRYMTDWGTSYDGWDIAAVSVDGVDVALTNLTTEAPPEADFLVTLVAHNAVDGWMIIDIPCLDLQETAQKLFPVDGYDQLYVIVSANNGPVDYSADVTYRGPGFL